A single window of Eucalyptus grandis isolate ANBG69807.140 chromosome 1, ASM1654582v1, whole genome shotgun sequence DNA harbors:
- the LOC104448480 gene encoding uncharacterized protein LOC104448480 — MRAANSNSSVDTVNAAAAAIVTAEARPRPAAVQKRRWGSCWSLYWCFGYHRNSKRIGHAVLVPEPVGPSAEVPAAENLPPSTAVVLPFIAPPSSPTSILQSDPPSVSQSPVGLVSLAALAVSHSPGGPPSIFSVGPYAYETQLVSPPVFSTFTTEPSTASFTPPPESLQVTTPSSPEVPFAQLLTSSLERARRNSGPKQKFSLSQCEFQPYQIYPGSPGGKFISPGSTVSNSGTSSPFPGKYPVFGFRIGEAPKLLGFEYFDARKWGSRLGSGSLTPDGAALGSRLGSGALTPDGAGQSSGLGSGCLTPNGVGPPSRDGDILLDKTMSVEDGSVHEEPVVHHRISFELTSEDVARCLESKSATSIGLEYSQEIVAGSTTEGGRIQMDAENSCEKCIREGADGKAEKAPGETGRGFCQKHCLNKLGSVKEFNFDNSDRNLHEHSAVRSEWWANDNIAAKEAKPESTWSFLPFLQPEVS, encoded by the exons ATGAGGGCCGCCAACAGCAACAGCAGCGTCGACACCGtgaacgccgccgccgccgcgatcGTCACCGCCGAGGCCCGCCCCCGGCCCGCCGCCGTTCAG AAAAGAAGATGGGGAAGCTGCTGGAGCCTATACTGGTGTTTTGGGTATCATAGAAATAGCAAAAGGATAGGCCATGCTGTTCTTGTCCCTGAACCAGTGGGCCCCAGTGCTGAAGTACCTGCTGCGGAGAACTTACCACCTTCAACTGCCGTTGTGCTGCCATTCAttgctcctccttcttcacctACATCTATTTTACAATCGGATCCTCCGTCAGTCTCCCAGTCACCTGTTGGATTAGTATCATTGGCTGCCCTAGCTGTCAGCCACTCTCCTGGTGGCCCTCCTTCTATTTTCTCGGTCGGCCCTTATGCTTATGAAACACAGTTGGTGTCACCGCCTGTATTTTCTACCTTCACCACAGAACCATCCACGGCTTCTTTCACTCCTCCTCCTGAATCACTGCAAGTGACTACACCTTCTTCCCCTGAAGTGCCGTTTGCTCAGTTACTGACTTCTTCGCTGGAACGTGCGAGAAGAAATAGTGGGCCTAAACAGAAGTTTTCATTATCTCAATGTGAGTTTCAGCCTTACCAAATTTATCCAGGAAGCCCGGGTGGCAAATTTATATCCCCAGGTTCTACGGTTTCAAATTCTGGtacctcttctccttttcctgGCAAATACCCAGTTTTTGGGTTTCGTATTGGAGAAGCTCCTAAACTATTGGGCTTTGAATACTTCGACGCTCGCAAGTGGGGTTCAAGGCTAGGTTCGGGATCCTTAACACCAGATGGTGCAGCGCTGGGCTCCAGGCTTGGTTCTGGTGCTTTGACTCCAGATGGTGCCGGACAAAGTTCTGGACTAGGTTCTGGATGTTTGACGCCTAATGGAGTGGGGCCTCCATCTCGAGATGGTGATATTCTGCTTGATAAAACGATGAGTGTTGAGGATGGATCTGTACATGAGGAGCCTGTAGTTCATCACAGAATTTCATTTGAGTTGACTAGTGAGGATGTGGCCCGTTGTCTTGAAAGTAAATCAGCTACTTCTATTGGTCTGGAATATTCACAGGAAATAGTGGCAGGGAGCACCACTGAAGGAGGTAGAATTCAAATGGATGCTGAAAATAGCTGTGAGAAGTGCATTAGGGAAGGTGCGGatggaaaagctgaaaaagcTCCGGGAGAGACGGGAAGAGGTTTCTGTCAAAAGCATTGTCTGAACAAACTTGGTTCAGTGAAAGAGTTCAACTTTGATAATTCTGACAGAAATCTCCATGAGCATTCTGCTGTCAGGTCCGAATGGTGGGCCAATGACAACATTGCTGCGAAGGAAGCTAAGCCCGAAAGCACATGGTCTTTCTTGCCTTTCCTGCAACCAGAAGTTAGCTGA